A single Numenius arquata chromosome 15, bNumArq3.hap1.1, whole genome shotgun sequence DNA region contains:
- the LOC141472294 gene encoding scavenger receptor cysteine-rich domain-containing protein DMBT1-like, whose product MHYFPSSGSDWYMMTAVNCEGSENYLWYCSYDHSSVCYHGDASVICSGTPDIYSMIPTMSSVTGPGSCGGFLLGWSGSFQSPGYPNSYPNNARCIWNIRLPEVDLRIELRFVDVELEGVSCTYDAIEVYDGGYLGTPLLGTVCRNNHRVFRSSGHQMTILFRSDGSVTRRGFQAYYSSFSASNSTTATPDIYSTTPTTSSVTGPGSCGGFLLGWSGSFQSPGYPNSYPNNARCIWNIRLPEVDLRIELRFVDVELEGVSCTYDAIEVYDGGYLGTPLLGTVCRNNHRVFRSSGHQMTILFRSDGSVTRRGFRAYYSSFSASNSTTAPDTSSSMPMVSTTSEDYSCGGLLSSPSGTLQSPFYPRNYPNNANCVWEIEVENNFRVVLTFRDVQMEGGRCLSDYVEVYDGPLYTSPLLGKFCSGYYRTYESSSNLLTVRFYSNSRYTYRGFQADYYSTTADQSTKLSCLPDYMHAVVSRYFLQSQGYSPWRLSLNDPSCKPKITSESVIFDIPYTRCGTVREGNNNTITYSNLIRGSSSGTVITRTRNLHLHIHCKMLQNTWTQIMYVAEDNFEVNETQYSRYDVNLTFYDSSSFSRPVYDSPYYVNINQNLFLEAYLHSSDSNLVLFLDTCVASPTPHNFTRVTYDIIRNGCVRDSTYATYYSPYRYMVRFKFNAFQFIRYSPSVYLQCELVVCRAYDYSSRCYQGCITRSKREASSGQERVTVVAGPIELQEGGAEKQNASDFE is encoded by the exons ATGCACTATTTCCCTTCGAGCGGCTCGGACTGGTACATGATGACAGCGGTGAATTGTGAGGGCTCCGAAAACTATTTGTGGTACTGCTCCTATGACCACAGCTCTGTCTGCTATCACGGGGATGCTTCTGTCATATGCTCag GAACACCAGATATCTACAGCATGATTCCCACCATGTCTTCAGTCACAG GCCCTGGCTCCTGTGGTGGCTTTCTTCTGGGTTGGTCTGGCTCATTCCAGAGCCCGGGCTACCCCAACTCCTACCCCAACAACGCTCGCTGCATCTGGAACATACGGCTGCCCGAGGTGGATCTCCGAATTGAGCTGCGGTTTGTGGATGTCGA GCTGGAAGGCGTTAGCTGCACTTACGATGCCATTGAGGTGTATGACGGAGGGTACCTTGGGACCCCGCTCCTCGGCACTGTTTGCAGGAACAACCATCGTGTCTTCAGGTCATCTGGGCACCAGATGACTATCCTGTTCCGCAGTGACGGCAGCGTCACGCGGAGAGGTTTCCAGGCCTACTACTCCTCATTTTCTGCCTCTAACAGCACCACAG CAACACCAGATATCTACAGCACGACTCCCACCACGTCTTCAGTCACAG GCCCTGGCTCCTGTGGTGGCTTTCTTCTGGGTTGGTCTGGCTCATTCCAGAGCCCGGGCTACCCCAACTCCTACCCCAACAACGCTCGCTGCATCTGGAACATACGGCTGCCCGAGGTGGATCTCCGAATTGAGCTGCGGTTTGTGGATGTCGA GCTGGAAGGCGTTAGCTGCACTTACGATGCCATTGAGGTGTATGACGGAGGGTACCTTGGGACCCCGCTCCTCGGCACTGTTTGCAGGAACAACCATCGTGTCTTCAGGTCATCTGGGCACCAGATGACTATCCTGTTCCGCAGTGACGGCAGCGTCACGCGGAGAGGTTTCCGGGCCTACTACTCCTCATTTTCTGCCTCTAACAGCACCACAG CACCAGATACCTCTAGCTCAATGCCCATGGTGTCAACAACTTCAG AAGACTATTCTTGTGGAGGCTTGCTTTCCTCTCCATCTGGGACGTTACAGAGTCCATTTTACCCCAGAAATTATCCAAACAATGCCAACTGTGTTTGGGAAATAGAAGTAGAGAACAACTTTCGTGTCGTACTCACATTTAGAGATGTTCA GATGGAAGGTGGCAGATGCCTGTCTGACTATGTGGAAGTCTATGATGGGCCACTCTATACCTCTCCCCTGCTTGGGAAATTTTGTTCTGGTTATTATCGCACGTACGAATCTTCCTCAAACCTGCTGACTGTCCGGTTTTACAGTAACTCTCGATACACATACAGAGGGTTTCAGGCTGACTATTATTCCACTACAGCAGATCAGAGCACAA AGCTGTCGTGTTTGCCGGACTACATGCATGCAGTTGTGAGCAGATACTTCCTTCAGTCACAAGGCTACTCTCCTTGGAGACTCTCCTTGAATGACCCCTCTTGTAAACCCAAAATCACATCAGAGTCTGTCATATTCGACATACCATACACCCGCTGCGGCACAGTGAGAGAG GGAAACAACAATACAATAACCTATTCCAACCTTATTAGAGGATCCTCTTCTGGTACTGTAATCACAAGAACTAGAAATCTTCACTTGCATATCCACTGCAAAATGCTCCAGAACACATGGACACAGATAATGTATGTTGCGGAGGACAATTTTGAAGTCAATGAGACGCAGTATAGCAGATATGACGTAAACCTTACATTTTATGATTCCTCATCCTTCTCACGGCCAGTGTATGACTCACCATACTATGTTAATATCAACCAGAATTTGTTTCTTGAAGCTTACCTGCACAGCTCTGATTCAAACCTGGTGTTATTTCTGGACACATGTGTGGCATCCCCCACTCCCCACAATTTTACGAGAGTGACCTATGATATAATCAGGAATGG gTGTGTCCGAGATTCTACCTATGCTACTTATTACTCACCCTACAGATACATGGTCCGGTTTAAATTCAATGCCTTCCAGTTTATTCGTTACAGTCCATCGGTTTACCTGCAGTGTGAACTAGTGGTCTGCAGGGCCTACGACTATTCTTCCAGATGCTACCAAGGTTGTATTACCAGGTCCAAGAGAGAGGCAAGCTCTGGCCAAGAAAGGGTGACCGTTGTTGCCGGCCCAATAGAACTTCAGGAAGGTGGTGCTGAGAAACAGAATGCAAGTGATTTTGAATAA